The Humulus lupulus chromosome 3, drHumLupu1.1, whole genome shotgun sequence genome window below encodes:
- the LOC133822263 gene encoding ALBINO3-like protein 1, chloroplastic produces the protein MNTVLPHRPSLVLAPAPVPVPNRTQNPLFRRTHYFGFAPLPKPGLRGSLAVAKLGFKPEFFPDPDSAEGFVRELFGRAEGLLYTVADAAVSSSSVSTSDTVTTAKQSGDWFTGITNYMETVLKVLNDGLSALHVPYAYGFAIILLTVLVKAATFPLTKKQVESAMSMRALQPQVKAIQQRYAADKERVQLETARLYKVAGINPLAGCLPTLATIPVWIGLYRALSNVADEGLLTEGFFWIPSLSGPTTIAARQSGSGVSWLFPFVDGHPPLGWSDTLAYLVLPVLLVASQYISIQIMQSTQPQSNDPNMKTSQAITKFLPLMIGYFSLSVPSGLSLYWLTNNILSTAQQVWLQKLGGAKIPVMQFPTDVVKEDQPQVKKSISDLNVIQNDTAQEKKLTAKGPQPGERFKKLKEEEARRKRQREEEKRKAEAAAAAKETQIANEKENEAGVDLFVKNNEAHSSENTNHNSSNGVAVNGDLSKHELKGSEETTPTFQVADNAVSTSSAVERRDTSQSHEDLGKKVVEVYTTSATKDNKFSEEDTLEARKD, from the exons ATGAACACTGTGTTACCGCATCGACCGAGCTTGGTCTTGGCTCCGGCCCCGGTCCCGGTCCCTAACCGAACCCAGAATCCACTTTTCCGTCGAACCCATTATTTTGGGTTCGCGCCCCTACCTAAGCCCGGTCTTCGTGGTTCTCTCGCGGTAGCCAAACTCGGGTTCAAACCCGAGTTCTTTCCTGACCCGGATAGCGCTGAGGGGTTTGTTCGGGAGCTTTTTGGTAGAGCGGAAGGTCTTCTCTACACGGTTGCTGATGCTGCTGTTTCGTCTTCTTCCGTTTCTACTTCGGATACTGTTACTACTGCTAAACAAAGCGGTGATTGGTTCACTGGGATTACCAATTATATGGAGACTGTTTTAAAG GTTTTGAATGATGGACTAAGTGCTTTGCATGTTCCGTATGCGTATGGTTTCGCTATTATACTCCTTACTGTTCTTGTGAAAGCTGCCACATTTCCTTTGACAAAAAAACAG GTCGAATCTGCAATGTCTATGCGAGCTTTGCAACCTCAAGTAAAGGCTATTCAACAGCGTTATGCTGCAGATAAG GAGAGAGTTCAGCTTGAAACTGCTCGATTGTATAAAGTAGCTGGCATAAATCCTTTGGCAG GATGTCTGCCTACACTTGCCACAATACCAGTCTGGATCGGGTTGTATAGAGCTCTTTCAAATGTGGCAGATGAG GGACTGCTTACTGAAGGATTTTTCTGGATACCCTCCTTGTCTGGTCCAACAACAATTGCTGCCCGGCAAAGTGGAAGCGGCGTCTCTTGGCTTTTCCCATTTGTA GATGGTCATCCACCCCTTGGATGGTCAGATACTTTGGCATATCTTGTCTTGCCTGTATTGCTGGTTGCCTCACAGTACATATCTATCCAAATTATGCAGTCAACACAGCCCCAG AGTAATGATCCGAACATGAAGACTTCTCAAGCAATTACAAAGTTTCTACCTTTAATGATTGGTTACTTTTCGCTTTCAGTTCCTTCCGGTCTTAGCCTTTATTG GTTAACAAACAATATTTTGAGCACTGCACAACAAGTGTGGCTTCAAAAGTTAGGGGGTGCTAAAATTCCAGTGATGCAATTTCCTACTGATGTTGTCAAGGAAGACCAACCGCAGGTTAAAAAGTCCATCTCAGACTTAAATGTAATACAAAACGATACCGCACAAGAAAAAAAGTTGACAGCAAAGGGTCCACAACCTGGTGAAAG ATTTAAAAAGCTGAAGGAGGAAGAGGCACGGAGAAAGCggcaaagagaagaagaaaagaggaaagCAGAGGCTGCCGCTGCGGCTAAAGAAACTCAAATAGCAAACGAGAAGGAAAACGAGGCTGGAGTTGATTTATTTGTTAAAAACAATGAAGCACATTCTTCTGAGAACACTAATCACAATTCTTCCAATGGAGTTGCTGTAAATGGTGATCTGTCTAAACATGAGTTGAAGGGAAGTGAAGAGACCACACCCACATTTCAGGTGGCAGACAATGCAGTGTCTACAAGCTCAGCAGTTGAAAGGAGGGATACATCGCAGTCACACGAAGATCTGGGAAAG AAAGTGGTAGAGGTATACACAACCTCAGCCACTAAAGACAACAAATTTTCTGAGGAAGATACGCTTGAGGCCAGAAAAGATTGA